The following proteins come from a genomic window of Verrucomicrobiales bacterium:
- a CDS encoding DUF1553 domain-containing protein, producing the protein MNSRLKLMIVGTLTLGITAWGLVRLLPPEPFAPPQSLEAILTSRPEIQKMTQEIDLGFAQVWKQQNLTPAPRAPDLTVARRLSLALAGTIPSVEEIRAFEKVEPSQRLDWWLAHLLEDRRTSDYLAERLARISVGVEDGPFILYRRHRLVSWLSDQLYANRPYDEIVRELVSAEGIWTSKPEVNFITVTVDPNNEEKGPDEQKLAARVSRAFLGVRLDCVQCHDDLFGKRWKQTDFHQLAAFFAPAEMSLTGLRDNPKLDYQFRYLRRDDSETIAPQVPFQRELLPQSGPPRERLGQWITHPENRAFARTTVNRLWALLFNRPLHKPIDDIPLEGPFPPGMELLADDLIAHHFDLQRLIRIIASTRVFQLDSRSADPTHPIAAQAETHLAAYPLTRLRPEQMAGSILQSSTLRTLDAESHVLVRLMRFAQQKDFVKRFGGVGEDEFDEFSGTLPQRLILMNGKLVHERTKEDLALNASTRIGKLAPNPSVAVESAYLATLTRRPTSAEAAHFKAQYRKLGIQSSSSFMEDLFWTLINSTEYSWNH; encoded by the coding sequence ATGAACTCACGGCTCAAACTGATGATCGTCGGCACGCTGACGCTGGGAATCACAGCTTGGGGACTGGTGCGGTTGCTTCCGCCTGAACCCTTCGCACCGCCTCAAAGCCTGGAGGCCATCCTGACCTCCCGTCCGGAAATCCAAAAGATGACTCAGGAGATCGATCTGGGGTTCGCCCAGGTTTGGAAGCAGCAGAACCTCACGCCGGCACCGCGCGCGCCGGATCTCACGGTCGCTCGCCGCCTCTCCCTCGCCTTGGCCGGCACCATTCCCTCTGTCGAAGAAATCCGAGCGTTCGAAAAGGTCGAACCTTCCCAGCGTCTGGACTGGTGGCTGGCCCACCTGCTTGAAGACCGTCGCACCAGCGACTACCTCGCCGAGCGACTCGCCCGCATTTCGGTGGGGGTTGAGGATGGGCCGTTCATTTTGTATCGCCGCCATCGGCTCGTCAGCTGGCTCAGCGACCAGCTCTACGCGAACCGGCCCTACGATGAGATCGTCCGCGAACTGGTTTCTGCCGAAGGCATCTGGACCTCGAAACCTGAGGTGAACTTCATCACGGTCACCGTCGATCCCAACAACGAAGAAAAAGGTCCGGATGAGCAAAAACTCGCCGCACGGGTTTCCCGCGCGTTTCTCGGAGTGCGTCTGGACTGTGTACAATGTCACGATGACCTTTTCGGAAAGCGTTGGAAGCAAACGGACTTCCACCAACTGGCTGCGTTCTTCGCCCCGGCCGAGATGTCGCTCACGGGGTTGCGCGACAATCCGAAGTTGGATTACCAGTTCCGATATCTCCGGAGAGACGACTCAGAGACGATCGCCCCACAGGTGCCCTTTCAGCGGGAGTTGCTCCCGCAGTCCGGGCCGCCACGCGAACGCCTAGGACAGTGGATCACCCATCCCGAGAACCGCGCCTTCGCCCGCACAACCGTCAATCGGCTCTGGGCTCTGCTCTTCAACCGTCCACTCCACAAACCGATTGATGACATCCCACTGGAAGGCCCATTCCCCCCGGGGATGGAGCTTCTGGCCGATGACCTCATCGCTCACCACTTCGACCTGCAGCGGCTCATCCGAATCATCGCGTCCACCCGGGTCTTTCAACTCGACAGCCGATCGGCCGATCCCACCCACCCCATCGCGGCGCAGGCAGAAACGCACCTGGCGGCCTATCCCCTCACCCGTTTACGTCCGGAGCAGATGGCCGGAAGCATTCTCCAGTCCTCCACCCTTCGCACCCTGGATGCAGAGTCCCATGTGCTTGTCCGACTTATGCGGTTCGCCCAGCAAAAGGATTTCGTAAAACGATTCGGGGGCGTGGGAGAGGATGAGTTCGACGAATTTTCGGGAACCCTGCCCCAGCGACTGATCCTGATGAATGGAAAGCTGGTCCACGAGCGGACGAAGGAGGATTTGGCTCTCAATGCCTCCACCCGCATCGGAAAACTCGCTCCCAATCCATCGGTGGCAGTGGAGAGTGCTTATCTCGCGACTCTAACCCGGCGTCCCACCTCCGCCGAGGCGGCACACTTCAAAGCCCAGTACCGGAAGCTGGGTATCCAGAGCAGCTCGTCATTCATGGAGGACCTGTTTTGGACGCTGATCAATTCGACTGAGTACTCTTGGAATCACTAA